From Medicago truncatula cultivar Jemalong A17 chromosome 7, MtrunA17r5.0-ANR, whole genome shotgun sequence, a single genomic window includes:
- the LOC11408066 gene encoding septin and tuftelin-interacting protein 1 homolog 2 — MNDDALYGVFADSSCGKRRKHDDSSRIQDLTKPVNFVSTGTFMPNEDKFDDNKQEQSLGHEESVDVGKLENYNGMGMKLMEKMGYKGGGLGKNEQGILNPIEAKLRDKYSGLGFNISNETTTPLPSLETEKKSEPGEGIQPVVGRKKRRRYKNITSMLDRVQEENALALDSLAQYFRHMHKRYVEYYKSCKLACVAYSYALPLFIRVFQGLDPLRNPSHGLELVSEWKTLLLGDDSFGIQVISSPYTHLVSEVVLPAVRKSGINTWQARDPEPMLRFLDSWKKLLPSSVLATILDTIVMPKLLSAVDTWEPHRETIPIHTWVHPWLPLLGHKMEREGIYQIVRFKLSNALGTWHPSDGYAYAILSPWKALFDSDSWQQLIYRYIVPKLKVVLRDDFQVNPRSQNLAQFYWVMNWASAIPIHLMVDIMQIFFTKWLTVLYHWLCSNPNFGEVRKWYLDWKELIPKELLANESIRYKLHCGLCMMNQAVECMEVVQPCLKENISYIRASEQRKFETQQKAAASSQQQATASLGGAVNAYGVNEISVKELIEAYTQDHGLLFKPKSGRMHNGHEIYTFGNVSIIIDSLNQKVYAQNAETWSLETLEQLLELQNKFLSKRR, encoded by the coding sequence ATGAATGACGATGCTCTCTACGGGGTTTTTGCCGATTCGTCTTGTGGAAAACGGAGAAAACACGACGATTCCTCGAGGATACAAGACCTCACTAAACCGGTGAATTTTGTTTCAACCGGAACTTTCATGCCTAATGAGGATAAATTTGATGACAATAAGCAGGAGCAGAGTCTAGGTCACGAGGAATCAGTGGATGTTGGGAAATTGGAGAATTACAACGGAATGGGAATGAAGCTGATGGAGAAAATGGGTTATAAAGGAGGTGGTCTTGGGAAGAATGAGCAGGGTATATTAAATCCTATCGAGGCGAAACTGAGGGATAAATATTCTGGTCTTGGATTTAACATATCTAATGAGACTACAACTCCGTTGCCCTCTTTGGAGACGGAGAAGAAGAGTGAACCGGGAGAAGGCATTCAGCCTGTAGTCGGAAGAAAGAAAAGACGTAGGTATAAGAACATAACAAGTATGCTGGATCGAGTCCAAGAAGAAAATGCATTAGCATTGGATTCCCTTGCTCAATACTTTAGGCACATGCACAAAAGATATGTCGAGTATTATAAGTCGTGTAAATTGGCATGCGTTGCATACTCATATGCTCTGCCTTTGTTTATCAGAGTGTTCCAAGGATTGGATCCTCTTCGAAATCCATCTCATGGTTTGGAGTTGGTATCAGAGTGGAAGACATTGCTTCTAGGAGATGATAGTTTTGGTATACAAGTCATATCATCACCTTATACACATTTGGTTTCAGAGGTTGTATTGCCGGCTGTTAGAAAATCTGGTATCAATACCTGGCAAGCACGGGATCCTGAGCCAATGCTACGGTTTTTGGATTCATGGAAAAAGTTGCTTCCTTCTTCAGTTCTTGCTACTATATTAGACACCATAGTCATGCCCAAACTATTAAGTGCTGTAGATACTTGGGAACCACACCGCGAGACAATTCCTATCCACACATGGGTGCATCCATGGCTACCTCTGCTAGGGCACAAGATGGAGAGGGAGGGTATCTACCAGATTGTTCGTTTCAAATTGAGTAATGCTCTTGGCACGTGGCACCCAAGTGATGGTTATGCATATGCTATATTGTCCCCTTGGAAGGCTTTATTTGATTCTGATAGTTGGCAACAACTTATATACCGTTATATTGTACCAAAGCTGAAGGTTGTCTTGCGAGACGACTTCCAAGTGAACCCGAGAAGTCAGAATCTTGCTCAATTTTATTGGGTGATGAACTGGGCTTCGGCTATTCCAATTCATCTGATGGTTGACATAATGCAGATCTTCTTTACCAAGTGGCTTACGGTTTTATATCATTGGTTGTGCTCAAATCCTAACTTTGGTGAAGTTAGAAAATGGTATTTGGACTGGAAAGAACTTATTCCAAAAGAACTTTTGGCAAATGAGAGTATTCGATACAAGCTCCATTGTGGTCTTTGTATGATGAACCAGGCTGTTGAATGTATGGAGGTGGTGCAACCTTGTTTGAAGGAGAACATAAGCTATATTAGGGCAAGTGAGCAGAGGAAATTTGAGACTCAGCAAAAAGCAGCAGCCTCTTCTCAACAACAGGCTACTGCAAGCTTGGGTGGTGCTGTCAATGCATATGGTGTGAATGAAATCAGCGTGAAAGAACTTATTGAAGCCTATACTCAGGATCATGGTTTACTGTTCAAACCTAAATCTGGTAGAATGCACAACGGTCATGAAATATATACGTTTGGCAATGTCAGCATAATTATTGACTCTCTAAACCAAAAGGTCTATGCCCAAAATGCAGAAACATGGTCTTTAGAAACCCTCGAACAATTGCTAGAGTTGCAAAATAAATTCCTTAGTAAAAGACGTTGA